In Lates calcarifer isolate ASB-BC8 linkage group LG15, TLL_Latcal_v3, whole genome shotgun sequence, one genomic interval encodes:
- the sgk2b gene encoding LOW QUALITY PROTEIN: serine/threonine-protein kinase Sgk2b (The sequence of the model RefSeq protein was modified relative to this genomic sequence to represent the inferred CDS: inserted 1 base in 1 codon), with protein sequence MTVTQDRPMTYAKMRGLVSFFSALLKGKKVGFGDFLHKLVSSQQLCQHLDTQKILQRQSRLRKEKDAKSADISVNTETSQMKPSDFDYLKVIGRGSFGKVEHFFIYLSIXLTLLSLQQKHVMVERSVLLKGLQHPFLVGLHFSFQTPNMLYFVLDYVNGGELFYHLQREGSFSESRSAFYAAEMAMALGYLHSLDIVYRDLKPENILLDSGGHVMLTDFGLCKEGVAIGGIMHTFCGTPEYLAPEVLQGHPYSPAVDWWGLGTVLFEMLYGLPPFYSRSKAEMFENILHAPLQLRSGASPAACSLLEGLLERDVSKRLGGSCDLVELQEHPFFASINWDDLLARKVTPPFIPKVTGPCDVSHIDPEFTLQPVPASVNERCQAGGASEAFPGFSFMNPVEYMATQLVS encoded by the exons ATGACCGTGACTCAAGACCGGCCGATGACCTATGCCAAAATGAGAGGGCTTGTGTCGTTTTTCTCAG cTCTGCTCAAGGGGAAGAAAGTTGGCTTCGGTGACTTTTTACACAAGCTTGTTTCTAGTCAGCAACTCTGCCAACA CTTGGACACCCAGAAAATCCTGCAGCGACAGAGCAGgctgagaaaagagaaggacGCAAAAAGCGCTGAT ATCTCAGTGAACACGGAAACTTCTCA GATGAAGCCATCAGACTTTGACTACCTCAAGGTCATTGGCAGAGGAAGTTTTGGAAAGGTAGAACATTTcttcatctatctatcta tcctcactctgttgtctctgcagcagaagCATGTGATGGTTGAGAGGAGCGTACTGCTGAAGGGACTGCAACATCCATTCCTGGTGGGACTCCACTTCTCTTTCCAGACACCAAATATGCTCTACTTTGTTCTGGACTACGTTAACGGAGGAGAG CTTTTCTACCACCTACAGAGAGAGGGGTCATTTTCTGAATCCAGATCTGCTTTTTACGCTGCAGAGATGGCCATGGCGCTGGGCTACCTCCACTCTCTTGACATTGTTTACAg AGACCTCAAACCAGAGAACATCCTGCTGGACAGTGGGGGTCATGTGATGCTGACTGACTTTGGGCTTTGTAAAGAAGGCGTGGCCATCGGTGGGATCATGCACACATTCTGTGGGACCCCTGAGTACCTTGCTCCAGAGGTGCTACAAGGACACCCATACAGTCCAGCAGTGGACTGGTGGGGGCTCGGCACTGTGCTTTTTGAGATGCTATATGGGCTG cctcCATTTTACAGCCGCAGCAAAGCAGAGATGTTCGAGAATATACTTCACGCTCCTCTGCAGCTGCGTAGTGGGGCGTCTCCGGCTGCATGCTCACTGTTAGAGGGCTTGCTGGAGAGGGATGTCTCCAAACGCTTGGGGGGGAGCTGTGACCTT gtggagctgcaggAACATCCCTTCTTTGCCTCCATCAACTGGGACGACCTCCTGGCCAGGAAAGTGACACCCCCGTTCATCCCAAAAGTG accGGTCCCTGTGATGTCAGCCACATCGACCCTGAGTTCACGCTACAACCTGTTCCTGCCTCTGTGAATGAGCGGTGCCAGGCAGGCGGAGCCAGTGAGGCCTTCCCAGGATTCTCCTTCATGAACCCAGTGGAGTACATGGCAACACAGCTGGTTTCATAA